Proteins encoded within one genomic window of Thermomicrobiales bacterium:
- a CDS encoding Crp/Fnr family transcriptional regulator → MSSTTQISIDTLRTVSIFADLPAAALEQLARNSLPRKYRRGQVLCNEGDPGESIYILEEGQLRVTQWTASGDEAVLAIVEAPSSVGELSLLDGSPRSATLTAVGPVRVRLIPRKAFITLLQDQPQIVPGLLATLASLIRRGNARQVDLLTLDVPGRLAKWLIDRAERTGTPVEDGISIDLGRSQGELAAEIGTTRPTLNRALRSFEEQRIIAADGQHITILHMDRLQAFTS, encoded by the coding sequence ATGTCTTCGACGACGCAGATTTCGATCGATACGCTTCGCACAGTCTCCATCTTTGCCGATTTGCCCGCGGCCGCGCTCGAGCAGCTGGCCCGCAACAGTCTTCCTCGCAAGTACCGCCGCGGCCAGGTGCTCTGCAACGAAGGAGACCCGGGCGAATCGATCTACATCCTGGAAGAGGGACAGCTACGGGTCACCCAATGGACCGCGAGCGGGGACGAAGCGGTCCTGGCGATCGTGGAGGCGCCATCATCGGTGGGTGAGCTTTCCTTGCTGGACGGATCACCGCGCAGCGCTACCCTGACCGCGGTCGGCCCCGTGCGTGTGCGCCTCATCCCGCGCAAGGCATTCATAACCCTGTTGCAAGACCAGCCGCAGATCGTGCCAGGTTTGCTGGCCACGCTGGCTTCCCTCATTCGCCGTGGGAACGCCCGCCAGGTCGATCTATTGACCCTCGATGTGCCGGGGCGCCTGGCCAAATGGCTGATCGACCGGGCCGAGCGCACCGGGACACCGGTGGAGGACGGGATCTCGATCGATCTCGGCCGCAGTCAGGGAGAGCTCGCGGCGGAAATCGGCACCACCAGACCGACCCTGAACCGGGCGCTGCGCAGCTTCGAAGAGCAGCGCATCATTGCGGCTGACGGCCAGCACATCACCATTCTTCACATGGACAGGCTGCAGGCGTTCACCAGCTAG
- a CDS encoding phage holin family protein has product MNLLIRFVVTAIAVAAAAYLVPGIDVGDNAAKAVILTAIILGVINAFIRPLLKLLSLPLILMTLGLFILVVNAVCFYLAAWISRTIFDVRFNFDSVWAVLFGAIIISIVSTVLNWVLPDDK; this is encoded by the coding sequence GTGAATCTGCTCATTCGGTTTGTCGTCACTGCCATCGCGGTCGCGGCGGCAGCCTATCTGGTGCCCGGAATCGACGTGGGAGACAACGCCGCCAAAGCGGTGATTCTCACAGCAATCATTCTGGGGGTGATCAATGCCTTCATCCGGCCGCTGCTCAAGCTGTTGTCACTGCCGTTGATCTTGATGACCCTCGGGTTGTTCATTCTGGTGGTCAATGCGGTCTGCTTCTACCTTGCCGCCTGGATCAGCCGCACGATCTTCGACGTGCGCTTCAACTTCGACAGCGTTTGGGCCGTCCTCTTTGGGGCCATCATCATTTCGATCGTCTCGACTGTGTTGAACTGGGTGCTTCCGGACGACAAGTAG
- the infA gene encoding translation initiation factor IF-1 yields MAVDGKVLEALPNAMFTVELDGGQHVLGHLAGKMRKNYIRVLPGDRVTVELSPYDLTRGRITFRHR; encoded by the coding sequence CTGGCCGTCGATGGCAAGGTGCTCGAGGCGCTTCCGAATGCGATGTTCACCGTCGAGCTCGATGGCGGCCAGCATGTGCTGGGTCATCTTGCTGGCAAGATGCGGAAGAACTACATCCGCGTGCTCCCAGGCGACCGGGTCACGGTGGAGCTTTCTCCCTATGACCTCACCCGCGGCCGGATCACGTTCCGCCACCGTTAG